The following is a genomic window from Capsicum annuum cultivar UCD-10X-F1 unplaced genomic scaffold, UCD10Xv1.1 ctg57750, whole genome shotgun sequence.
GTATTCTGTACTTGATTAGTGTTTCAAAAATGCTTGGAGAAAAGCtagtttttctttagtttattaatttttttttaaaaaagtgctTTTGACTTCTCATAAGCTTGGCCAAATGGGCTATAATTATCTCAATTTCCACCACACTTGGTTGTTTCATTTGCAGAGTGAGAAGAAAACCTATGCAACACTTAGCAGGGATTTTGTGGAGAAGAATCGAGAGTTAAGGTAATTGTTAGTTTTCTTTTGAGAAAACCTATTTGCTTGCTATTGTAAAATCTGTTAATTA
Proteins encoded in this region:
- the LOC124893338 gene encoding MADS-box protein JOINTLESS-like, translated to MGYNYLNFHHTWLFHLQSEKKTYATLSRDFVEKNRELRQLHGEELQGLGLDELMKLEKLVEGGISRVLKIKDSK